In one window of Armatimonadota bacterium DNA:
- a CDS encoding ComEC family competence protein, with product MNEPDRGLIASAVEEVRGRPLVCAVGLFALGIWVGARYDIGPALALGALGACMLAALALRVRRTRPAAAPLLITAALAGGVAYSVAQLKPAYDVSAFDGTARTVEAVIVSEPHRFGDTQSMAAEAHGCVDLETGAHSPASGRLWLACASNQPLERGDRVRFTAVIHTPREATNPGEVTRELALQAAGLSALAYVSDERLIQRLGRARLGAIERAGIAFRAHVSRVMRDSMPGPYRDTLGALLGSIVFGAKAHPLPPDVMEAFRRAGVVHILVVSGSQISLLFAIVYAPGALALLYHRRRYRAVIGDRGRVAPLPTQATLVVVLALIGVYALFTEGGRPVARAAIMGGVVAVGLILRRMPSIADFHPLEFDRYTIVALAALALLVVRPEGLFDIGLQLSLAAVLGLVYLGPKIMRWLSGLPRWLALTVGATVAAQLAVLPIMAWHFRYISPVGFIANLLVIPLAGFLLATGIAVCILGSVSIPLATAVNYVNAPLLLAMVRITHKAASLPWAAVTVATCPLWVALAYYAALIALGAALHGAWLRRRKDPDVSPVTP from the coding sequence ATGAACGAGCCCGACAGGGGCCTGATCGCCTCCGCGGTCGAAGAAGTGCGCGGCCGCCCGCTGGTGTGCGCGGTCGGCCTGTTCGCGCTTGGTATCTGGGTCGGCGCCAGGTATGACATTGGGCCAGCGCTGGCGCTCGGCGCTCTCGGCGCCTGCATGCTCGCCGCGCTTGCGCTCCGCGTCCGCCGTACGCGCCCTGCCGCTGCGCCGCTCCTCATCACGGCGGCACTTGCCGGAGGCGTCGCATATTCCGTCGCCCAGCTCAAGCCTGCCTACGATGTCTCCGCCTTCGATGGCACCGCCCGTACCGTCGAAGCCGTTATCGTCAGTGAGCCACACCGCTTCGGGGACACCCAGAGCATGGCGGCCGAGGCGCACGGGTGCGTAGACCTCGAGACGGGAGCACACTCTCCGGCGAGCGGCCGCCTGTGGCTTGCTTGCGCGTCGAACCAGCCGCTGGAGCGCGGCGACCGCGTTCGCTTCACCGCAGTGATTCACACGCCGCGCGAGGCGACCAATCCTGGCGAGGTCACGCGCGAGTTAGCCCTTCAAGCGGCGGGGCTGTCGGCGTTGGCCTACGTGAGCGACGAGCGCCTCATCCAACGTCTCGGTCGAGCGCGCCTCGGCGCCATCGAGCGCGCCGGCATCGCTTTCCGCGCCCACGTTTCGCGCGTCATGCGCGATAGCATGCCCGGTCCCTACCGCGACACCCTCGGCGCGCTCTTGGGCAGCATCGTGTTCGGCGCCAAGGCCCATCCCTTGCCCCCGGACGTCATGGAGGCCTTTCGCCGCGCCGGGGTCGTGCATATCCTCGTCGTTTCCGGCTCGCAGATTTCGCTGCTCTTCGCCATCGTCTACGCGCCGGGCGCGCTTGCGCTTCTGTACCACCGCAGGCGATATCGTGCAGTCATCGGCGACCGCGGCCGGGTTGCGCCGCTGCCGACGCAGGCGACGCTGGTCGTTGTGCTCGCCCTGATCGGCGTCTACGCGTTATTCACCGAGGGCGGGCGTCCGGTCGCGCGGGCGGCTATCATGGGCGGCGTGGTCGCGGTCGGGCTGATACTGAGGAGAATGCCAAGCATCGCCGACTTCCACCCGCTCGAGTTCGACCGCTACACGATCGTGGCACTCGCTGCGCTGGCGCTGCTCGTCGTGCGGCCGGAGGGGCTGTTCGACATCGGGCTGCAGTTATCGCTTGCCGCCGTGCTCGGGTTGGTCTACCTCGGGCCGAAGATCATGCGCTGGCTGTCGGGACTGCCGCGCTGGCTCGCGCTGACCGTCGGCGCGACGGTCGCCGCGCAGTTGGCCGTGCTCCCCATCATGGCGTGGCACTTCCGCTACATATCTCCCGTGGGCTTCATCGCCAACTTGCTGGTCATACCGCTCGCGGGGTTTCTGCTGGCCACTGGGATCGCCGTCTGCATCCTCGGCTCCGTCAGCATCCCGCTCGCGACGGCGGTGAACTACGTCAACGCGCCGCTGCTCCTCGCAATGGTGCGCATCACCCACAAGGCGGCGAGTCTGCCCTGGGCGGCAGTCACCGTCGCGACTTGTCCTCTGTGGGTCGCACTCGCCTACTACGCCGCCCTCATCGCCCTCGGCGCAGCCTTGCACGGTGCGTGGCTGCGTCGGCGCAAAGACCCGGACGTGTCACCCGTCACCCCCTGA
- a CDS encoding ATP-dependent DNA helicase translates to MSAARQDTAREPLPFDAAAVLGADGPLADVMPGYEFRQPQVDMAAVVWDCITSSRHAIIEAGTGTGKTLAYLLPALHSGRSVLVSTYTINLQEQLLHHDLPLLREALDLDFRAVLMKGRSNFICRRKVAQISVAGEQRALFESLDDAARFRDLAAWCAVTDTGDKAELEFEPRAGVWGEVASSSDDCHRGNCKFRAACFYYRARAQVEEADLVICNHALFMANLQLAAVDPEYGLLGQREVLVFDEAHHLADVAAHSLGVVFTDYRALDFVRRARHLLGRAEGAVAAAEEFDEAAARLEAANRELFERFPILTQDRVRLDALPAIELDRARGTAAEAASRLATAQTVLRQSGLEGEDRETALRLAERAETMAHELPMLFDLSPDYASWVEVTGRRRLVRCTLHRHPVDVAPHLAAGVFESPGVRSAILTSATLAVGRSFAFMRGLLGIADAAELIAPAPFDYATQCLAYAPADMPSPDDADFPDELARRVEQVLLATAGRAFVLFTSYRLLDDMAARLAEHLPYPVLRQGEMPKWKLLERFKRTPSAVLLGTDSFWEGVDVQGEQLSCVIITRLPFAVPDEPLEEARVERIEKRGGNAFREYSLPSAVLKLKQGFGRLIRTRADRGLFCVFDSRLHSRSYGRSFAASLPRMPEISDPEEAAEFLSSR, encoded by the coding sequence ATGAGCGCTGCCAGGCAGGACACTGCGAGAGAACCTCTGCCGTTTGACGCCGCCGCGGTCCTCGGAGCGGACGGCCCGCTCGCCGACGTGATGCCCGGCTACGAGTTCCGCCAGCCGCAGGTGGATATGGCGGCGGTGGTGTGGGATTGCATCACGAGCAGCCGTCACGCCATCATCGAGGCGGGCACGGGGACGGGCAAGACGCTGGCGTACCTACTGCCCGCGCTGCACTCGGGCCGCTCGGTGCTCGTGAGCACATACACGATCAACCTCCAGGAGCAGTTGCTGCATCACGACCTGCCGCTGCTGCGCGAGGCGCTCGACCTCGACTTCCGCGCGGTGCTGATGAAGGGGCGGAGCAATTTCATCTGCCGGCGGAAGGTCGCCCAGATCTCCGTGGCGGGCGAGCAGCGCGCGCTGTTTGAGAGCCTCGATGATGCCGCACGGTTCCGCGATCTCGCGGCATGGTGCGCGGTGACGGATACCGGCGACAAGGCGGAGTTGGAGTTCGAACCGCGGGCCGGGGTGTGGGGAGAGGTCGCGAGTTCGTCGGATGACTGCCATCGCGGGAACTGCAAGTTCCGCGCGGCGTGCTTCTACTATCGAGCGCGCGCGCAGGTCGAGGAGGCCGATCTCGTCATCTGCAACCATGCGCTTTTCATGGCGAACCTGCAGCTCGCGGCGGTCGACCCGGAGTACGGCTTGCTCGGGCAGCGCGAGGTGCTCGTTTTCGACGAGGCGCATCACCTCGCCGATGTCGCGGCGCACTCGTTGGGGGTCGTCTTCACGGATTACCGAGCGCTCGATTTCGTGCGGCGCGCGCGGCATCTCCTGGGCCGGGCGGAGGGCGCGGTGGCCGCTGCCGAGGAGTTCGACGAAGCCGCCGCGCGGCTCGAGGCGGCGAATCGAGAGCTATTCGAGCGGTTCCCCATTCTGACCCAGGACCGCGTACGGCTGGATGCCTTGCCGGCGATCGAACTCGACCGCGCGCGGGGCACCGCGGCGGAAGCGGCCTCCCGGCTGGCGACGGCGCAGACCGTCCTGCGCCAGTCGGGGCTCGAGGGGGAGGATCGCGAGACCGCACTGCGGCTCGCGGAGCGCGCCGAGACGATGGCGCACGAACTGCCGATGCTGTTCGATCTGAGTCCCGACTACGCGAGTTGGGTGGAGGTTACGGGGCGGCGCCGTCTGGTGCGCTGCACGCTCCATCGCCACCCCGTGGATGTCGCGCCGCATCTCGCGGCCGGTGTCTTTGAGAGCCCCGGCGTGCGCAGCGCGATCTTGACCTCGGCGACGCTCGCGGTGGGGCGGAGCTTCGCCTTCATGCGCGGCCTGCTTGGGATCGCCGATGCGGCGGAACTCATCGCGCCCGCGCCGTTCGATTACGCCACGCAGTGTCTCGCGTACGCGCCGGCCGACATGCCGTCGCCAGACGATGCGGATTTCCCTGACGAACTGGCCCGGCGCGTCGAGCAGGTGCTCCTCGCCACGGCGGGCCGTGCGTTCGTGCTCTTCACGTCGTACCGGTTGCTCGACGACATGGCGGCGCGGCTGGCGGAGCATCTCCCCTATCCCGTCTTGCGTCAGGGCGAGATGCCGAAGTGGAAGCTGCTGGAGCGGTTCAAGCGCACGCCGTCGGCGGTGCTGCTGGGCACGGACTCGTTCTGGGAGGGCGTGGACGTCCAGGGCGAGCAACTGAGCTGCGTCATCATCACGCGGCTGCCTTTCGCGGTGCCTGATGAGCCGCTCGAAGAAGCGCGCGTCGAACGGATCGAGAAGCGCGGCGGCAACGCGTTCCGCGAATACTCGCTGCCGAGCGCAGTGCTCAAGCTGAAGCAAGGCTTCGGGCGACTGATCCGCACTCGCGCGGACCGCGGGCTGTTCTGCGTTTTCGACTCGCGCCTGCACTCGCGGAGCTACGGCCGATCATTCGCCGCCAGTCTCCCCCGCATGCCGGAAATCTCCGACCCCGAAGAGGCCGCAGAGTTCCTGAGTTCGCGCTGA
- a CDS encoding deaminase yields MDMPQPFNTDKLPKPKGPYSQAVKAGKRGGFLFVSGLAAVNPGTGEPCRGPIHEQVRLTLDNLKTLLEEAGASLAQVVKTTVYLADMEHFQAMNEIYATYFPHDPPARTTIQAARLPLDFLVEIDAIAWVA; encoded by the coding sequence ATGGACATGCCACAGCCGTTCAACACGGACAAGTTGCCGAAGCCGAAGGGGCCGTATTCGCAGGCCGTGAAGGCGGGCAAGCGCGGCGGGTTTCTGTTCGTTTCCGGTCTGGCGGCGGTGAACCCAGGGACGGGAGAACCATGCCGCGGCCCGATACACGAGCAAGTGCGCCTGACGCTGGATAATCTGAAGACACTGCTGGAGGAGGCGGGGGCGTCGCTGGCGCAGGTGGTGAAGACGACGGTGTATCTCGCCGACATGGAGCACTTCCAGGCCATGAACGAGATCTACGCCACCTATTTCCCGCACGACCCGCCGGCGCGCACGACGATTCAGGCGGCACGGCTGCCGCTGGACTTTCTGGTGGAGATCGACGCGATAGCCTGGGTCGCCTAG
- a CDS encoding radical SAM protein, which yields MSDEEHRPSYLALADSGELRRRARQAWDMLQECDVCARYCRVNRLEGKLGTCRTGKDALISSHGPHFGEETPLVGARGSGTIFLTNCNLKCIFCQNYDISHEGHGTVVTSEALAGMLLELQSQGCHNINFVSPSHQVPQILAALVVAVPMGLRVPLVYNTGGYDSPETLALLDGIFDIYMPDCKYADNDTALRLSDVGDYWDRNRAAVREMHRQVGDLQLDERSIATRGLLVRHLVLPHDLAGTEQVMEFLASLSKDTYVNVMAQYRPCYHAADVPELTRRITAEEYDRAVRAAHQAGLHRLDERWRLL from the coding sequence ATGAGCGACGAAGAGCACAGACCGTCCTACCTCGCGCTGGCGGACAGCGGGGAACTGCGCCGCCGCGCGCGGCAGGCGTGGGACATGCTGCAGGAGTGCGATGTGTGCGCGCGGTACTGCCGCGTCAATCGACTGGAGGGCAAGCTCGGGACCTGCCGCACGGGCAAGGACGCGCTGATCTCGAGCCACGGGCCACATTTCGGCGAGGAAACGCCGCTGGTTGGGGCGCGGGGATCGGGTACGATCTTCCTGACGAACTGCAACCTGAAATGCATCTTCTGCCAGAACTACGACATCAGCCACGAGGGGCACGGCACGGTGGTCACCTCGGAAGCCCTGGCGGGGATGCTGCTGGAGCTGCAATCGCAGGGATGCCACAACATCAACTTCGTCAGCCCGAGCCACCAGGTGCCGCAGATTCTCGCGGCGCTGGTCGTGGCGGTGCCGATGGGCCTGCGCGTGCCGTTGGTGTACAACACCGGCGGGTACGACAGCCCCGAGACACTGGCGCTGCTTGACGGTATCTTCGACATCTACATGCCCGACTGCAAGTACGCGGACAACGATACCGCGCTCCGGCTCTCGGACGTCGGCGACTACTGGGATCGCAACCGCGCGGCGGTGCGGGAAATGCACCGCCAGGTCGGGGACTTGCAGCTCGACGAGCGCAGCATCGCGACCCGCGGCCTGCTGGTGCGCCATCTCGTGCTGCCGCACGATCTCGCGGGCACGGAACAGGTAATGGAATTCCTGGCCTCGCTGAGCAAGGACACATACGTCAACGTGATGGCGCAGTACCGACCGTGCTATCACGCGGCCGATGTCCCCGAGTTGACGCGGCGCATCACGGCGGAGGAGTACGACCGGGCGGTGCGGGCAGCGCACCAGGCCGGTCTGCATCGTCTGGACGAGCGGTGGCGGCTGCTGTGA
- a CDS encoding GNAT family N-acetyltransferase, which translates to MMRLPNHDLHLADDQIRLRPFTESDFKLIARWFKDPEVLHFSEGAENPNYSRAEIESIYRGAADKWDALLFVIETTDGKAVGETWLERMNLQRALKEPSDNPWRIDIMIGEKDCWGQGYGRRAVRLLLRHAFEALGADRVGAPVFEFNERSLRMFQACGMHIVRRVPDTVKRGDQRFADLDLEITREDWLSRHDDA; encoded by the coding sequence ATGATGCGCCTGCCCAATCATGACCTGCATCTCGCCGACGACCAGATCCGCCTGCGCCCGTTTACGGAATCGGACTTCAAGCTCATCGCACGGTGGTTCAAGGACCCGGAGGTGCTGCACTTCTCCGAGGGCGCCGAGAACCCCAACTACAGCCGAGCGGAAATCGAGAGCATCTACCGCGGCGCCGCCGACAAATGGGACGCGCTGCTGTTCGTCATCGAGACCACCGACGGTAAGGCCGTCGGCGAGACCTGGCTCGAGCGCATGAACCTGCAGCGCGCCCTCAAGGAGCCCTCGGACAACCCCTGGCGCATTGACATCATGATCGGCGAGAAGGACTGCTGGGGCCAGGGCTACGGCCGCCGTGCGGTGCGCCTGCTACTCCGCCACGCCTTCGAGGCGCTCGGCGCCGATCGCGTCGGCGCACCGGTGTTCGAATTCAACGAGCGCAGCCTGCGCATGTTTCAGGCGTGCGGCATGCACATCGTGCGCCGCGTGCCCGATACGGTCAAGCGCGGCGACCAGAGGTTCGCCGACCTCGACCTCGAGATCACGCGCGAGGACTGGCTTTCGAGGCACGATGATGCCTGA
- a CDS encoding GNAT family N-acetyltransferase, giving the protein MMPDAREVVDRFFAIRLGISVEDIKPGQVAVAASDRRTFAERGHGFIRLLWIVHFGDRAAVSVHPAALAEVSRLAWKRTPDQLMSDDFHLRAADALEAALPGASLNSAGHSVVFCHPGDAAPIPTHGDVRTLTVAAQALWAGKRVYPHAVAHPAVERGEAFGLFLDDKLIAEIITHEPSVAEMANLVAEDGIEVAEDYRGCGHGKALLAAWTCEMQARGRVCIHSTSPGNAASIALAQSVGYVEHARTRAVTHTSPEQQP; this is encoded by the coding sequence ATGATGCCTGATGCCCGCGAGGTCGTTGACCGCTTCTTCGCCATCCGTCTGGGCATTTCGGTCGAGGACATCAAACCCGGTCAGGTCGCCGTGGCCGCCTCTGATCGGCGTACCTTCGCCGAGCGCGGCCACGGGTTCATCCGCTTGCTGTGGATCGTGCATTTCGGCGACCGCGCGGCCGTGTCCGTCCATCCGGCCGCGCTCGCGGAGGTCTCACGGCTCGCCTGGAAGCGGACGCCCGACCAACTCATGTCCGACGACTTCCACCTCCGCGCGGCTGATGCGCTCGAGGCCGCACTTCCCGGCGCCTCGCTCAACAGCGCCGGCCACAGCGTGGTCTTCTGCCACCCCGGCGACGCCGCGCCGATTCCTACCCACGGCGACGTGCGCACACTCACCGTCGCGGCACAGGCCCTCTGGGCCGGCAAGCGCGTGTACCCGCATGCGGTCGCCCATCCCGCCGTCGAGCGCGGCGAGGCCTTCGGGTTGTTCCTCGACGACAAGCTGATTGCCGAGATCATCACGCACGAACCATCCGTCGCCGAGATGGCGAATCTGGTCGCAGAGGACGGCATTGAGGTCGCCGAGGACTACCGCGGCTGCGGCCACGGCAAGGCATTGCTGGCGGCGTGGACCTGCGAGATGCAGGCCCGCGGACGCGTCTGCATCCACTCGACGTCCCCTGGCAATGCGGCCTCGATCGCCCTCGCACAGTCCGTCGGTTACGTCGAGCACGCGCGCACCCGCGCCGTGACGCACACGTCTCCCGAACAGCAACCCTGA
- a CDS encoding MFS transporter gives MAETETSKPGRALAANVVALGVVSLLTDISSEMTFTLLPLFLANALGVRTAVIGLIEGVAETTAGIMRIFSGWLSDLWGKRKGLTLIGYGLSAASKPFLYFAGAWPTVLGVRFADRLGKGIRTSPRDALIADSSADTRRGLSFGFHRAADTLGAFIGLAGAAVVVYLTQRNAIELVPEVYRRLVLYAMIPGFLAVAVLAVFVHEAARPRTGKAAPPKLSFRDLDKRFLIFVAIIVIFTLGNSSDAFLVLRAQNIGLSVFAITLVLVGFNAVQATVATPAGALSDRWGRTGVIAAAWALYAAVYLGFGLAQAPWHIWALFLLYGAYHGMAEGTARALVGDVVREDQRGTAYGIYNAAVAVTALPASLIAGALWQGVGKWPGFGAPAPFFFGSAMALLALVLLLAWLPTAKVGASAAQKSESA, from the coding sequence ATGGCAGAAACCGAGACTTCGAAGCCGGGGCGCGCATTGGCGGCCAATGTAGTCGCCCTCGGCGTCGTCAGCTTGCTCACCGACATCAGCAGCGAAATGACGTTCACGCTGCTGCCGCTGTTTCTCGCCAATGCGCTGGGCGTCCGCACCGCGGTGATCGGGCTGATCGAGGGCGTGGCCGAGACCACCGCGGGCATCATGCGCATATTCTCGGGGTGGCTGAGCGATCTGTGGGGCAAGCGCAAGGGGCTGACGCTGATCGGCTACGGCCTGTCGGCGGCGAGCAAGCCGTTCCTCTATTTCGCGGGGGCGTGGCCGACGGTGCTCGGAGTGCGGTTTGCCGATCGTCTGGGCAAAGGCATACGCACCTCGCCGCGCGACGCACTGATCGCGGACTCGAGCGCGGATACGAGGCGCGGGTTGAGCTTCGGCTTCCACCGCGCGGCGGATACGCTGGGCGCGTTCATCGGCCTCGCGGGCGCGGCGGTCGTCGTGTACCTGACGCAACGGAACGCCATCGAGCTGGTGCCGGAGGTCTATCGGCGTCTCGTCCTGTACGCGATGATACCGGGGTTCCTGGCGGTCGCCGTGCTCGCCGTGTTCGTGCACGAGGCCGCCCGCCCGCGCACGGGGAAGGCGGCGCCGCCGAAGCTGTCATTTCGCGATCTGGACAAGCGCTTTCTGATATTCGTGGCGATCATCGTCATCTTCACGCTCGGCAACTCGAGCGACGCATTCCTCGTGCTGCGCGCGCAGAACATCGGCCTGTCCGTGTTCGCCATCACGCTCGTGCTCGTCGGTTTCAACGCGGTGCAGGCGACGGTCGCGACACCGGCGGGGGCGCTGTCCGACCGCTGGGGACGGACGGGTGTGATCGCGGCCGCCTGGGCGCTGTATGCCGCGGTGTACCTGGGCTTCGGCCTGGCCCAGGCGCCGTGGCACATCTGGGCGCTGTTTCTGCTCTACGGAGCGTACCACGGCATGGCTGAGGGCACGGCGCGCGCGCTGGTCGGCGACGTGGTGCGCGAGGATCAGCGCGGCACGGCCTACGGGATCTACAACGCCGCGGTGGCGGTGACGGCGCTGCCGGCGAGCCTGATCGCGGGCGCGCTGTGGCAGGGCGTGGGGAAATGGCCGGGATTCGGGGCGCCCGCGCCGTTCTTCTTCGGCTCGGCGATGGCGCTGCTGGCGCTGGTGCTGCTGCTGGCGTGGCTGCCTACAGCAAAGGTTGGGGCAAGCGCGGCGCAGAAGTCTGAGTCAGCATGA
- a CDS encoding VCBS repeat-containing protein: MRMLSMLPVLGAMIGSLALSGTAAYSQQCPQVAGLKPFTAEANYMSLAGYLRWQVSVEQGRSRAQGLWPSLAASSPSSTKLREMRPGAAHCREFVVEQPVPNDSGGIFAHDLNGDGLMDFVVTSRGHIGAYDNAGTRLWVRRDSIKLFPYHHPSAIAGDMDGDSRQEVAYLTASNQIRIVDGATGAVKTTLSGLGEPVAMAIANLRGEGDRDIILQYSQTRIRAVKAEDGAQLWETDEYRGIEHSPLRQADLDGDGRDEVAGASIINHDGSRMNQWDLGGAYQNMDSIVIADIVPGYPLEVALAEQRGDRSHTVVVNHERIIFRTLNAWNWEDPDKLAVGDFDPKRPGLEIFNRSSGGDGTAPRGKEEPYRYEQAPWVLDAEGNLISKYYLNDRKPPWWTGHGLEEICRIDWDGDAADEIVGKERHMNGAGAVVDPITGDFRIVFRVKAIRIYAADVLGDSREEVIILDEDGHVRIFFTPDANRNPEKPRYWAQQHYRRQKQNWNYYSP; this comes from the coding sequence ATGAGAATGCTGTCGATGCTCCCGGTGTTGGGCGCAATGATCGGCAGCCTGGCGCTATCTGGAACGGCTGCGTATTCACAGCAGTGCCCACAGGTAGCCGGGCTCAAGCCGTTCACCGCCGAAGCCAACTACATGTCTCTGGCGGGATACCTGCGCTGGCAGGTATCCGTTGAGCAGGGGAGATCGAGAGCTCAGGGTCTGTGGCCTTCGTTGGCGGCCTCCTCACCGTCCAGCACGAAACTGCGCGAGATGAGACCGGGTGCGGCGCATTGCAGGGAATTCGTGGTGGAGCAACCGGTTCCGAATGATTCGGGCGGCATATTCGCGCACGACCTGAATGGCGACGGGCTGATGGACTTCGTGGTCACGAGCCGGGGCCATATCGGTGCCTATGACAACGCCGGAACTCGACTGTGGGTCAGGCGTGACAGCATCAAGCTCTTCCCGTACCACCATCCGAGCGCCATAGCGGGCGACATGGACGGCGATAGCCGACAGGAGGTAGCGTATCTCACAGCATCCAACCAGATAAGGATCGTTGACGGAGCGACCGGCGCAGTCAAGACGACGCTTTCCGGCCTGGGAGAGCCGGTCGCAATGGCGATAGCGAATCTCAGGGGAGAAGGCGACAGGGACATCATCCTTCAGTACAGCCAGACCCGCATACGCGCCGTCAAAGCGGAAGATGGGGCGCAGTTATGGGAGACCGATGAGTACCGCGGCATCGAGCACAGCCCTCTCCGCCAGGCGGATCTTGACGGGGACGGCCGCGATGAAGTGGCCGGAGCCAGCATAATCAATCACGACGGCAGCAGAATGAACCAGTGGGACCTGGGCGGCGCCTACCAGAACATGGACAGCATCGTCATCGCCGACATCGTGCCTGGGTATCCGCTGGAGGTCGCGTTGGCAGAGCAGCGGGGCGACCGCTCGCACACTGTCGTGGTCAACCACGAGAGGATTATCTTCCGGACGCTCAATGCCTGGAACTGGGAAGACCCCGATAAGTTGGCGGTCGGCGATTTCGACCCGAAGCGCCCGGGGCTGGAGATATTCAACCGCTCCTCGGGAGGCGACGGGACGGCTCCGCGGGGGAAGGAGGAGCCGTACAGATACGAGCAAGCCCCGTGGGTGCTGGACGCGGAGGGCAATCTCATCAGCAAGTACTATCTCAACGATCGGAAGCCGCCATGGTGGACGGGACATGGCCTGGAGGAGATCTGCAGGATTGATTGGGATGGGGATGCCGCGGACGAGATAGTGGGCAAGGAGAGACACATGAATGGGGCTGGGGCCGTCGTTGACCCGATTACGGGGGATTTCAGGATCGTATTCCGGGTGAAGGCGATCAGGATCTACGCCGCAGACGTGCTAGGAGACTCACGGGAGGAGGTTATTATCCTGGACGAGGACGGGCACGTGAGAATCTTCTTCACCCCGGACGCCAACAGGAATCCGGAGAAACCCAGGTACTGGGCCCAGCAGCACTACAGAAGGCAGAAACAGAACTGGAATTACTACTCGCCTTGA
- a CDS encoding aldo/keto reductase, producing the protein MERRTLGKTGLEVAALGFGAIKLPKVDEEEATRALNRALDLGINFVDTARNYRDSERKIGQALKHRRGEYVLATKTVARDARGLRADLETSLRELDTDHVDLYQFHSVSDLDSWAKVMAPGGALEEARKAQQEGLVRHIGITMHRAVHEMEQAIESGAFETIMVAYNPLDPERVEPRVLPLAQEHDMGVIIMKPLSGGTLSLPAEQKQPGARDPIVAGSLRYILSNSAVTVVIPGIETAAQVEENAAAIEESPRFSDQERGEFIETLGRLRQSYRYGQTCLRCGYCLPCSQEIEIPEVFRALHMAREYPDELKHLGVELYESLEVKASACVECEECLEKCPAGLPIPDRLKDAVAQFE; encoded by the coding sequence ATGGAACGACGTACACTCGGAAAGACCGGGCTCGAGGTGGCGGCGCTTGGCTTCGGCGCCATCAAGCTTCCGAAAGTAGATGAGGAGGAGGCGACGCGCGCCCTCAACCGCGCCCTCGACCTCGGCATCAACTTCGTGGACACCGCCCGCAACTACCGGGACAGCGAGCGCAAAATCGGCCAGGCCCTGAAGCACCGGCGCGGCGAATACGTCCTCGCCACCAAGACCGTCGCCCGTGATGCGCGCGGCCTGCGCGCGGACCTCGAGACGAGTCTGCGCGAGCTGGATACCGATCACGTTGACCTCTATCAGTTTCACAGCGTCTCCGACCTGGATAGCTGGGCGAAGGTCATGGCCCCTGGCGGGGCGCTCGAGGAAGCGCGCAAAGCCCAGCAGGAAGGGCTCGTCCGCCACATCGGCATCACCATGCACCGCGCGGTGCACGAGATGGAACAGGCCATCGAGTCGGGCGCGTTCGAGACCATCATGGTCGCCTACAACCCCCTCGACCCCGAGCGCGTCGAGCCGCGTGTCCTGCCGCTGGCGCAGGAACACGACATGGGCGTCATCATCATGAAGCCGCTCAGCGGCGGCACGCTCAGCCTGCCCGCCGAGCAGAAGCAGCCGGGCGCGCGCGACCCCATCGTCGCCGGGTCGCTGCGCTACATCCTCTCCAACTCGGCGGTGACCGTAGTCATCCCAGGGATTGAGACCGCCGCCCAGGTCGAGGAAAACGCCGCCGCCATCGAAGAATCACCCCGCTTCTCGGATCAGGAGCGCGGCGAGTTCATCGAAACCCTCGGCCGTCTGCGTCAGTCCTACCGCTACGGGCAGACGTGCCTGCGCTGCGGATACTGCCTGCCGTGCTCCCAGGAGATCGAAATCCCGGAAGTGTTCCGCGCTCTTCACATGGCGCGCGAATACCCGGACGAACTCAAGCACCTCGGCGTCGAACTCTACGAGTCGCTCGAGGTCAAGGCGTCAGCCTGCGTCGAATGTGAGGAATGCCTGGAGAAATGCCCGGCAGGCCTGCCGATCCCGGATCGGCTCAAGGACGCGGTCGCGCAGTTCGAGTGA
- a CDS encoding sigma-70 family RNA polymerase sigma factor, with protein MARVLDGDLDAFGLILERHQDRIYSIAANFAANGDDASDLAQEIFLKAYRSLGRFRGQSAFSTWLYRIAVNACVDYTRRRGRTSCLPLDDDLLAVSADAGPDPQREAERRQLRLELATAIRDLSPKLRIALILHDIEGLTHDQIASIVGCSTGTTKSRLFRAREEVRRRLRERTEGKQT; from the coding sequence GTGGCTCGGGTGTTGGACGGCGATCTCGATGCTTTTGGGCTCATTCTGGAGCGCCATCAGGACCGCATCTACAGCATTGCCGCCAACTTCGCCGCCAACGGCGATGACGCCAGCGACCTGGCGCAGGAGATCTTCCTTAAAGCCTATCGGTCGCTCGGGCGTTTCCGCGGGCAGTCGGCGTTCTCAACCTGGCTCTATCGCATCGCGGTCAACGCGTGCGTGGACTACACGCGCCGACGCGGTCGCACCAGTTGCCTGCCGCTCGACGATGATCTGCTCGCGGTGAGCGCCGACGCCGGCCCCGATCCGCAGCGCGAAGCGGAACGCAGGCAGCTGCGGCTCGAGTTGGCCACGGCGATCCGCGACCTGTCGCCGAAACTGAGGATTGCACTCATTCTGCATGATATTGAAGGATTGACCCACGACCAGATAGCGAGCATCGTCGGCTGCTCCACGGGCACGACGAAATCACGCTTGTTCCGTGCCCGCGAGGAAGTCCGCCGGCGACTGCGCGAGCGGACGGAGGGGAAACAGACGTGA